Proteins from a single region of Parambassis ranga chromosome 18, fParRan2.1, whole genome shotgun sequence:
- the wrap53 gene encoding telomerase Cajal body protein 1: MSDSAGGGESGGVAGAGQDSEADSEPPHQAPPLLSKGEGETSEDGAPPSAKRPRMTEEVHGVGEDVQPDKMHEEMPKETDLLQENSAQRELLQCEGEEVTAIREGEDEFQQNGDRGHDACSEGETKPEEEHNGNRSADSPSDGQHLGLDFTQNPQMLTGSWTEYSHFPENYLKGCKWAPDGSCILTNSADNVLRVYNLPPEIYSYNWDLLPEMSPVLRMAEGDTIYDYCWYPKMNSLVPDTCFLASSSRDNPVHLWDAFYGEVQASFRPYNHLDELTAAHSLCFSPDGAQLYCGFDKMVRVFYTERPGRDCEERPTVVKKQGQSGIISCFGFSPCQSVYACGSYSRCAGLYSCQDGTLLALLPTRHHGGLTHLLFSPDGNYLYTGGRKDPEILCWDLREPGKVVFSLKRNVSTNQRIYFDLDPSGRYLLSGDTEGVVSVWDTHTAPPDGNEELLQPQLRFQAYWDCTNGISVHPFMPLLATSSGQRQFPWPGDSEGDSASDTEGGGAVLSQQETRQDNALSLWWAGPLGPAAEGSQDQNSAVVVVEA, from the exons atgtctGACTCAGCTGGAGGTGGTGAAAGTGGAGGTGTGGCAGGTGCTGGACAAGACTCAGAAGCCGACAGTGAGCCTCCTCATCAGGCTCCACCTTTACTATCTAAGGGTGAAGGGGAGACCTCAGAGGATGGAGCCCCACCATCTGCCAAACGGCCCAGGATGACTGAGGAGGTCCATGGTGTGGGAGAGGATGTGCAGCCTGATAAGATGCATGAAGAAATGCCCAAAGAGACtgacctgctgcaggaaaaCTCGGCACAAA GAGAACTACTACAGTGTGAGGGGGAAGAGGTGACAGCCATCAGGGAAGGCGAAGATGAATTCCAACAGAATGGAGATCGAGGGCATGATGCCTGCTCGGAAGGAGAGACGAAACCAGAGGAGGAGCACAATGGTAACAGATCTGCAGACAGCCCCAGCGATGGACAACA CCTTGGCTTAGATTTTACCCAGAATCCTCAGATGCTGACTGGTTCCTGGACTGAGTACTCCCACTTCCCAGAGAATTATCTTAAAGGATGCAAATG GGCACCTGATGGTTCTTGTATCCTGACTAACAGTGCAGACAATGTCCTCCGTGTGTACAACCTCCCTCCAGAGATTTACAGCTACAACTGGGACCTGCTTCCAGAGATG AGTCCAGTGCTGAGGatggctgaaggagacaccaTCTATGACTACTGCTGGTACCCTAAGATGAACTCATTGGTGCCAGACACTTGCTT TCTAGCCAGCAGTAGCCGTGACAACCCTGTCCACCTGTGGGATGCATTTTATGGGGAGGTGCAGGCCAGTTTCCGACCCTACAATCACCTGGATGAGCTGACGGCAGCtcattctctctgcttctcaccAGATGGAGCGCAGCTCTACTGTGGTTTTGACAAAATGGTTCGGGTCTTTTACACTGAGCGTCCTGGAAGAGATTGTGAGGAGCGGCCCACTGTAG TGAAAAAGCAGGGCCAGAGTGGCATCATCTCCTGCTTTGGCTTCAGCCCTTGCCAGTCTGTTTATGCCTGTGGCTCTTACTCCCGCTGCGCTGGCCTCTACTCCTGCCAAGACGGCACCCTGCTGGCTCTGCTGCCGACCCGTCACCACGGAGGCCTCACCCATCTGCTATTCTCCCCTGATGGCAACTACCTGTACACTGGCGGGCGcaag GATCCTGAAATCCTGTGCTGGGACCTAAGAGAGCCGGGAAAAGTGGTGTTTTCTCTGAAGAGGAACGTGTCCACTAACCAACGTATCTACTTTGACCTGGACCC GTCAGGCAGGTACCTGCTGAgtggagacacagagggagtgGTGTCTGTATGGGACACCCACACAGCTCCTCCCGATGGTAACGAAGAACTACTGCAACCTCAGCTCAGGTTCCAGGCATACTGGGACTGCACCAACGGCATCAG CGTTCATCCCTTCATGCCACTGCTGGCGACCTCCAGCGGCCAGCGGCAGTTCCCGTGGCCCGGTGACAGCGAGGGCGACTCGGCCTCTGACACGGAGGGAGGTGGAGCCGTGCTGTCACAGCAAGAGACCCGGCAAGACAACGCCCTCAGTCTCTGGTGGGCCGGACCTCTTGGCCCTGCTGCTGAGGGGAGCCAGGACCAGAACtcagcggtggtggtggtggaggcctGA